ACGCAGGCATGGAAACGGAAGAGACAACCGCCTTCGCTTACTTGAGTCGTAAGCGTAAAATAACCCCCACCTGTTAGTCCGATGGGGGTTGAAGTATGCTTTAATTATCCTTCTTGATACGTAGGATGTCGGGTAGGGCAGGCGACTTGCAGAGGGCGAAAAACCCATTGAAGAGGTCGAAGTGGGGGACAAAGTTTTCTCCAAAAACGAGAAAACAGGAGAGATGGAATACAAAGAAGTCACCCAACTCTTCCAGCGTGAAGTGGACGAGATTTACGAAGTTCATGTCGATGGAGAAATGATTGAAACCACGGATGAACATCCTTTCTGGGTGAAGAGTAGAGGATGGACGAAAGCGAAGAATCTCCAGTCAGGAGATGAGCTAGAAACCAGTGAGGGAGAAATTCTTCCGGTTGAGCAGGTGGTTCGCAAGAAGAAGGAAAACCCCGTCACAGTGTATAACTTTGAGGTAGCGGATTTCCACACGTATTTTGTTTTGGATATGCACATCTTTGTGCATAACAAGTGTGTAGACGAAGCGAAAATGAGTGGTCAATTACGTGAAGCAGCGGCAGATAAGGGGAATTTTGGAATTGGTGAAGGCAGTTCTAATGAAGCTGATTTGATGGGTAAAGCATGGGTTGGCCCTGGATATAAAATAGCTAGTGATGGTAAAACTCATGTGAGTTTGGATGGTATGAGGCAGTATCGTCCACCAAGTTTTAAACCAAGACTAGGCATATATCAAGCAAATTTTGAACAGCGATTTGAAGGGCAGAAGAGCAAAGGATGGCAATCTAATGCACACCTATATATACAAGACTAGGAGGTAATGCTAGTATGAACGCGGAGCTGAAAGGTTTCTACTCGACTGATGTGGATGATGTTTTGAACTTCATGCCTCTTAATGAGGAGGAGTTCTCCTTTTCTCTTCAATTGCTGGTGGGTCCAAAAGGTATGGATGGAGAAGAGTCATTTGAGGTTGAAGTCTGTACTCCAAAATGGATTCTTAGAGAATACGATCGCAGTGAAGTAGTTATGGGGAGACATCGCTTGATCATGGCTAAGTATGACTTCGAAAGGTTGATGGGGTTTATAGAAAAATATATCAGCAGTTGTACAGGGGATAACTGGGAAGAAGTGGCGGGTAAATTGAGTCGGTTGGGTAGGTGGGAGTTTGAAGATTATATAGATAAGCATATATAGGTGAGTAAAAAAATTGTAAATTCTATCGAAGTGAATTTTAGATATTAGGGGAGTGAGTTCCCCCCATTGAATATAGGAATCACGCCTATTAAAATGGTCCTTCGTCATCTTGCATGAATTGAAGGAGATCAACGTATTCGTAGCAGGAGTTCGATGTCTGAAGTATGTTCTTTTTTCTTATGTAGGGTGCTAGTAGACTATATTTTGATGATATAGCAAATCCCTGTTTCTCTAAAACGCTCAAGTGCTACTTGGGTTAAAAGTTAAGAGGAACAGGGATTTATTTTTGCGAGATGACTGAATACTACCTGGAGCAGGATGAGGAGTAATAGGCAGGCACAAAGTGGCCTGAAAATGGTTCGAATAGATACACCTTCTAGTGTGTGCTTTTTCTTTGTACCGAAGATTTTCACTTCAGAAGGCGAAAAACCCATTGAAGGGGTCGAAGTGGATGAAAAAGTTCTCTCTAAGAACCGGAGAGACGGAATACAAGAAAGTCACCCAACTCTTCCAGCGTGAAATGGACGAGATTTACAAAGTCCATGTCGATGGAGAGATGATTGAAACCACGGATGAACATCCTTTCTGGGTGAAGGGTAAAGGATGGATGAAAGCTAAAGACCTTGAAGCGTGAGATGAGTTGGAGACCAGTGATGGAGAGATTCTTCCGGTTGAACAAGTGGTTCGCAAGAAGAAGGAAAACCCCGTCAAGGTGTACAACTTTGAGGTAGCGGATTTCCACACGTATTTTGTTTCGAATATGCACATCTTTGTGCATAACAAGTGTGTAGACGATTTATCAGTAGGTGATAAAGATGCATTGGACGTTTCCAAAGTAATCTTGAGTAGGGTCATTACACATTAAATTCAATAACTGCACAGGTACCTGTGCAGTTATTGAAAAATGGAGGAGAATTATTTTGTCTTTCAAAGCTAGTAAAGAAGAAGTAGTAAAGGCTGTTGAAAGTCTAATTGGATGGAATATATCAGAGCCATTTTTGGTTTCTAATGATAGAAGAACCATTATGGTTTTCAATCTTGTAAATGAACTAGATTGGAATGATCCCTCTGCATATAGTGATCATGATGATGAGATAGTCATTATCGAATTTCCTCATTGTATGAAACTTCAATTTGGATCTCCAAACGTAGAAATTCGTAAAAGTCATAGACTATGGGATAAGGGATTAGAGTCATATGGAGTATTTCATGTCGAGAACTCAACGTGGATAATGGAATTGGATAATCAATCTCAAATTCATCCTTTATACAGTCAAGGAAAACTAAAAAATAAGAAGCATTTTGTCTTTTGTTTGGAGGATTCTACTTTTGAATGTATTTCGGATGAGTTCATTATTAGGAAGGAAAAGTATGACTCTAGAGTTATGGAGGGAATTTTTCGTGAAGTTAGTCAGAGATCTTTTTAGTAGACTGTGACCTGGTCAAGCAAAGTTGTAACGGATAGTAGAATATATTAAAGATACCTTGCTTCCATCGGGGTTTTTCCATCTAGAGCACTATGAGGTCTTACGTGATGGTAATAAAGAAAAATATAATCGGTAATTAGAGAATGTAGCTGTTCATTAATTTTTGATGACATAATGATGAAGCTGTTCATTCTTTAACTTACCAAAAAAGGATTCCATCGGAGCATTATCAAAAGGAGAGCCAGCTTTGCTCATACTTTGTTGAATCCCGTTTTGCTCACAGAATTGAATAAAGGCTTTTGAAGTGAACTGGACTCCTTGATCACTATGTAAAATCAACCCTTCCTTTGGAGAGTGTTGGTTTAGGGCCTCTTGAAGGGTTTCGATCGCTAAGTCCGCTGTCATATAAGAAGCCGTTTTCGTTGCTACAATGCTTCGGTCTCTTAAATCCAAGATGGAGCAGTTGTAACGCATTCGCCCATTCGATAAAGGAACGTAGGTGAAATCGGTACACCACCGCTGGTTGGATCCCTTAGCAGAAAAATCTCTGTTAAGAATATTAGGAAAGGTCTTATGAGGCTTTCCTTTCAGGTGCGGTGGTTTCCTTTTATATACAATCGAACGGAGACCCAGCTCTTTCATGTACTTATAGACCGTTAAACGGCTATACCGATACCCTTCATACGTCAATTGCTGTTGAATCATCCGGTAACCCATCTTGCCTTGATAACGATGATAAATGTCTTTGATTATGTTAAGCACAGCTTCTTTTCGTCTATAGTAGCTCGCTTTTCGTTGTTTTCGGTTGTTATAGTACGCATGAGGGGATAATTGAAACCGCTTGAGAAGCCATCGAACACCGTACTCGAAGGCATGCTCTTCTATGAATGAGTACATTACTTTTCGGTTTCCTTCGCAAAGAATGCTGCTGCCTTTTTTAAAAAACGGTTCTCCTTTTCTAACTCCTCTTTTTCCTTTCGGAGGCGAGCGAGTTGATCGTAGACATCTTTGTCTCCTGTGATAGATCCGTTATTTGCATTCGTTTTTCGGCATTCTTCGCGGTACTGCTTCACCCAGTGATTTAAGCTTCCTTGTCCCAAGCGATATTCTTTTGTCAAACTGCTCATCGATCGTCCCTCTTCCAAATGTAAACGAGGCGGAATTCCTTTATGATAATGCACCCATAGAGTCCTTCTTTGGCAAACAAAAAAATGAACACCTTCATCATTACATCATCAAAGATGATGAACATCTGAGCGATCTCATCACGGTTTATATCTTTCATTTGAATACTAAGATCGACTACAGCAATACACGATGAAAGGGGAATGAGCCGAAAAGGGAACTGCTATGATACCGTTAGTATCGATAGCATCACCAAACGAGAGTGTGTTTATCTCTCTACCTTCCAGATCTGAAAACAAGATTAACGAAACATTTTCAAATACATCGAACATTGATTATTATATACTATGTGAGTACGAACAGCTTTACTATGAATCTCGGATCTCTGTCACGAGCATAAAACATTCTAGGTTTCTTGTGTCCAATCTATTGACCCAATACCAAAGGTATCTAGATACCTTGATACGATTATCCTTAAGGAGTGTATACTTTTGAGCTATATGAAAGTAATTTGGATTCATGAGTTACAAGATGAACCTACTGAGTATTATTTAGAAGTTGATCAAAAAGGGTTTGAAATTCGTAAGATAGTGATGTATAGAGATGGAAAAGTAGAATTTGCAACAGAAACTATTGAATATGGAGCGTTTTTATCACCAGTTCCTGTAGGTACTGTTGAAGAAATATCTGAAGAGAAAGAATTTGAGGCAACAGAAATATCAAAACAAGAATTCCTTAATATATGGGAATCTAAGGTGGAGCCTCTTAGTTAGTGTGAGATTAGAATATTAAAAGGGGTTGTTTAACTTATGGTGCATATAATAGTTGGAGATTTACTTAAATCAGATTGTACTGTAATAGGTCACCAATGTAATTGTTTCGATGTAATGGGAGCGGGAGTGGCTAAACAAAATAAGCATTTGTATCCTGAAGCATTTGATGCGGATAGAAATTTCAAGGTCTCTTTTGGGGAAGAGCGTTTAGGAAAGATATCTTATGCACAAACAAAGAAACGTATTATTTTTAATCTTTATGGTCAATACAAATTCGGAAGGAAGGGAGACCATACTGTAATTCCTATGTTTGAAGCTGCGCTAGTTAACATGATGAAAGAATTGGATGGTAGATTTCAGGATTTCGATGCGAAAATTGGACTTCCTTACAAAATCGGAGCCGGATTAGCAGGTGGTGAATGGGATGATTTGTTTCCTATAATCAATAGAGTGTCTCTTAGGTACAAACGCGATATTTTTTTTGTATAATTTATCTGAATCCAGATAATTGAAAGCACATGAGCAAGAGTTCTCTGTAATTGAGATTTTATATAACAAGCTTCCTTTGCTCTCTATAATCCCGTATTGTATGTGCAGATGGGTTAATGCTTTTAGCTTTTAGAGTTTGCTACAACAAGGAGATTCTCAACAACAAACGGTGGGGGACTTCCCCGAGTTTAATAAGGGAAGTGGATTATGAATAAACATATTCCTGTAATTACTGAGTTAGGAATAATCGATGGAAGAGATAGTATATTTTTAGATTCGGTAGAACAGAGGTTTTCCCCAAACCAACTAAAATTCATTGGCGAAATCAATGGCGAGCTTTGTGAGAATAATCATTTGGGATATGAATGGTACCCCTATGAACTGAAATTTAACAGTGTACAGGCTTATGATAATGGAGTATTTGGGGAATAATATTTCCCGTTTGTCATTTGAAAACGGAGTAGCATTGAGAGTGAAAAAATGGGGAGATAAAGATATCCTCGAAGGTATTTTTGACTATGAAGATGCGTACACACGAGTTATTATCAAAATCCAACCTAAAATCTCTGTGGAAGTTAGTACTTTGAGAAGGTAGGACTATTGTTACTAGATAGTCCTGGCATGAGTAGGTGATGAATGATTGTGACCACTAATTAGGAAGTGGTAACGCGATCTTGAAACTAGTCAAAACCCGTTTTTCTGATAACACTCAAGTGTCAGGAGAAGCAGGGGCTTTTCTTTTCATCAGAACGAAACCATAGATTCGACCGCTTTTTGACCGCTATTTACCGTAAAGCAGCGCTATTATGATAGTGAGGTTATGTATGGAGACGAAACATTGCTATATCTGTAGGGTTATATTCTAATTATATCCATCGATACAATGTGGGTAAGTTGGTTACTGGCCACCCGAAAGGGTTTTTTGTTTTGCTAACGGAGGAGATCCTAAGCGAAGAAGTGGCCGGCAAGATCATGCGCTCCTACACGTACGCTCCTTGGGGACAGCGTTTTTCCATGACGCATCATGAGCAAGGAGAAACCTTCTACTACGGCACCAACACCCGCGATGACGTGGCTGTATGATGGGAAGGGGAACGTCCGCGGCACCTATGGCTACACGTTGTACGGCGAAGACCAAGAAAGCGCCCTCACCAGAGTAGACAAACCGGAGAATGTCATGTACAACCCGTATCGGTACACCCAAAAACGCTGGGACGCAGATACCAACGAACGTCCGAGGATTAAACGTTAGAGCCACCCTGAGAATTCTTTCTTTCGGGTGGTTACTAAATACTGGGGAGTGGAGGTTAAGTAAAATGATTCTCAGAATTAGAGATATAGAGGAACTTTACAATATAAAATATGATGAGGAGTCGGATTTTGAGTCTGATTACCCCCTCCCGAGATGGTATCATAAGGTGAGGAATTATGCATTAACAGAACTAGATGATAGTGATGTTTCTAGGTGTGTTAGGCAGGAAATCTTTTTGGAGTACACAGTACCCGAAGCGTTAAAAAGACTAGAATTGGAGCCACTTTGTGGCTCGTATGATGGTCAGATGATATTCACATTCCTAAATTTAGATGAAAATTGTTGGATGAATAACAAAGATCTTATCGAAGAGGCCTACTTGAAAATAGCGCAGGCTCGAACAAAAATATCTAAGATGAGTATTGGTTTCGATGAAGGACTTGTAGATGAAGAAGATAAAGTGGATAAAATAAGGATGTGTGATGCCTTGCTTG
This sequence is a window from Mechercharimyces sp. CAU 1602. Protein-coding genes within it:
- a CDS encoding IS3 family transposase, which produces MYSFIEEHAFEYGVRWLLKRFQLSPHAYYNNRKQRKASYYRRKEAVLNIIKDIYHRYQGKMGYRMIQQQLTYEGYRYSRLTVYKYMKELGLRSIVYKRKPPHLKGKPHKTFPNILNRDFSAKGSNQRWCTDFTYVPLSNGRMRYNCSILDLRDRSIVATKTASYMTADLAIETLQEALNQHSPKEGLILHSDQGVQFTSKAFIQFCEQNGIQQSMSKAGSPFDNAPMESFFGKLKNEQLHHYVIKN
- a CDS encoding contact-dependent growth inhibition system immunity protein; this encodes MILRIRDIEELYNIKYDEESDFESDYPLPRWYHKVRNYALTELDDSDVSRCVRQEIFLEYTVPEALKRLELEPLCGSYDGQMIFTFLNLDENCWMNNKDLIEEAYLKIAQARTKISKMSIGFDEGLVDEEDKVDKIRMCDALLEKLQQIRLQD
- a CDS encoding DUF6881 domain-containing protein, with amino-acid sequence MKVIWIHELQDEPTEYYLEVDQKGFEIRKIVMYRDGKVEFATETIEYGAFLSPVPVGTVEEISEEKEFEATEISKQEFLNIWESKVEPLS
- a CDS encoding immunity 8 family protein — encoded protein: MNAELKGFYSTDVDDVLNFMPLNEEEFSFSLQLLVGPKGMDGEESFEVEVCTPKWILREYDRSEVVMGRHRLIMAKYDFERLMGFIEKYISSCTGDNWEEVAGKLSRLGRWEFEDYIDKHI